A portion of the Chelmon rostratus isolate fCheRos1 chromosome 15, fCheRos1.pri, whole genome shotgun sequence genome contains these proteins:
- the LOC121618377 gene encoding galectin-8-like isoform X2, with product MSVANAKHTVLNPVIPYTGPIPGGLHPGEIIIIQGTVPPDADRFQVDLSSGCSTKPRSDVALHFSPRFKGTPCVVCKSLLQESWGKEETLHQLPYKRGAPFETIILVHDDVFKVAVNGAHLLEYKHKIPLNRVDTFSISGKVRVHAIGYIPNSAIYSESGDLSLPYKGSILKGLSPGQHITIKGQVSMYPHSFTVNLRHSRTENIALHLNPRMKSGVFIRNSYLSESWGQEERELPFFPFSSGEYFEILILCQPHQFKLAVNGSHLFEFRHRVQDLSSIDQLEIMGDLELTDVKLW from the exons ATGTCTGTGGCTAATGCGAAACACACTGTCCTGAATCCG GTGATCCCATACACAGGGCCCATACCTGGAGGCCTGCACCCCGGGgagatcatcatcatccaggGCACCGTGCCCCCAGATGCTGACAG GTTTCAGGTGGACCTGTCGAGCGGCTGCAGCACCAAGCCGCGCTCTGACGTCGCCCTCCACTTCAGCCCTCGCTTCAAAGGCACGCCCTGTGTGGTGTGTAAGTCCCTGCTGCAGGAGAGCTGGGGCAAAGAGGAAACGCTCCATCAGCTGCCCTACAAACGCGGAGCCCCCTTCGAGACCATCATCCTGGTCCACGATGACGTCTTCAAG GTGGCAGTAAATGGCGCTCACCTGCTGGAATACAAGCACAAAATCCCACTGAACAGGGTCGACACGTTTTCTATATCTGGGAAAGTCAGGGTGCACGCTATTGGCTACATCCCAAACTCA gCAATATATTCAGAATCAGGTGACTTG aGCCTCCCTTACAAAGGCAGTATACTGAAAGGCCTGAGCCCTGGGCAGCACATCACAATCAAAGGACAGGTCAGCATGTATCCTCACAG TTTTACAGTGAACCTCCgccacagcaggacagagaaCATCGCTCTCCATCTGAACCCTCGCATGAAGTCGGGTGTGTTCATCCGGAACTCGTACCTGAGTGAGTCCTGGGGTCAGGAGGAGCGGGAGCTGCCCTTCTTTCCCTTCTCCTCAGGGGAGTACTTTGAG ATTCTCATCCTCTGTCAGCCCCATCAGTTCAAGCTGGCAGTGAATGGCTCGCACTTGTTTGAGTTCAGACATCGGGTGCAGGACCTGAGCAGCATTGACCAGCTGGAGATCATGGGGGACCTGGAGCTCACTGATGTGAAACTGTGGTGA
- the LOC121618377 gene encoding galectin-8-like isoform X1, whose product MSSAAVSAGTRCFNLSSPPQVIPYTGPIPGGLHPGEIIIIQGTVPPDADRFQVDLSSGCSTKPRSDVALHFSPRFKGTPCVVCKSLLQESWGKEETLHQLPYKRGAPFETIILVHDDVFKVAVNGAHLLEYKHKIPLNRVDTFSISGKVRVHAIGYIPNSAIYSESGDLSLPYKGSILKGLSPGQHITIKGQVSMYPHSFTVNLRHSRTENIALHLNPRMKSGVFIRNSYLSESWGQEERELPFFPFSSGEYFEILILCQPHQFKLAVNGSHLFEFRHRVQDLSSIDQLEIMGDLELTDVKLW is encoded by the exons ATGTCTTCAGCCGCTGTCAGTGCAGGTACCCGCTGCTTTAACCTCAGCTCTCCACCTCAGGTGATCCCATACACAGGGCCCATACCTGGAGGCCTGCACCCCGGGgagatcatcatcatccaggGCACCGTGCCCCCAGATGCTGACAG GTTTCAGGTGGACCTGTCGAGCGGCTGCAGCACCAAGCCGCGCTCTGACGTCGCCCTCCACTTCAGCCCTCGCTTCAAAGGCACGCCCTGTGTGGTGTGTAAGTCCCTGCTGCAGGAGAGCTGGGGCAAAGAGGAAACGCTCCATCAGCTGCCCTACAAACGCGGAGCCCCCTTCGAGACCATCATCCTGGTCCACGATGACGTCTTCAAG GTGGCAGTAAATGGCGCTCACCTGCTGGAATACAAGCACAAAATCCCACTGAACAGGGTCGACACGTTTTCTATATCTGGGAAAGTCAGGGTGCACGCTATTGGCTACATCCCAAACTCA gCAATATATTCAGAATCAGGTGACTTG aGCCTCCCTTACAAAGGCAGTATACTGAAAGGCCTGAGCCCTGGGCAGCACATCACAATCAAAGGACAGGTCAGCATGTATCCTCACAG TTTTACAGTGAACCTCCgccacagcaggacagagaaCATCGCTCTCCATCTGAACCCTCGCATGAAGTCGGGTGTGTTCATCCGGAACTCGTACCTGAGTGAGTCCTGGGGTCAGGAGGAGCGGGAGCTGCCCTTCTTTCCCTTCTCCTCAGGGGAGTACTTTGAG ATTCTCATCCTCTGTCAGCCCCATCAGTTCAAGCTGGCAGTGAATGGCTCGCACTTGTTTGAGTTCAGACATCGGGTGCAGGACCTGAGCAGCATTGACCAGCTGGAGATCATGGGGGACCTGGAGCTCACTGATGTGAAACTGTGGTGA
- the LOC121618346 gene encoding interferon alpha-inducible protein 27-like protein 2A: MFCPSFVSREVQQWIIRRETMGVGAVVAIGAGAIGAVALAPVALGAAGFTSGGIAAGSIAAKMMSAAAVANGGGVAAGSTVAVLQSAGAAGLSGAASAAVAGAGGAVGWLASFIPRRS, from the exons ATGTTCTGCCCTAGTTTCGTTTCTCGGgaagtgcagcagtggatcATCAGACGAGAAACTATGGGCGTTG GTGCAGTTGTCGCCATTGGAGCAGGAGCAA taGGCGCCGTGGCCCTGGCTCCTGTCGCTCTGGGAGCCGCGGGGTTCACCTCAGGTGGAATAGCAGCAGGCTCCATTGCTGCTAAAATGATGTCAGCTGCTGCGGTTGCAAATGGAGGAGGAGTAGCAGCAGGGAGCACGGTGGCTGTTTTGCAAtcagcag GTGCCGCTGGTCTGTCAGGAGCTGCCAGTGCTGCTGTGGCCGGCGCTGGAGGAGCAGTGGGATGGCTGGCTAGCTTCATCCCCAGAAGATCATGA
- the LOC121618347 gene encoding interferon alpha-inducible protein 27-like protein 2A translates to MGLLTYTLLGAAGAVVGGPLVLAGIGFTSAGIAAGSYAASMMSAAAIANGGGVAAGSTVAVLQAAGAAGLSGAASAALAGAGGTLGGLVALII, encoded by the exons ATGGGTCTGT TGACGTACACACTACTTGGAGCAG CCGGTGCAGTGGTTGGGGGTCCACTTGTTCTGGCCGGCATTGGTTTCACCTCCGCTGGAATAGCAGCGGGCTCCTACGCTGCCAGCATGATGTCTGCTGCTGCAATTGCTAACGGAGGAGGGGTGGCGGCGGGGAGCACGGTGGCTGTGTTGCAGGCGGCAG GTGCAGCTGGCCTGTCAGGAGCTGCCAGTGCAGCTTTGGCCGGCGCTGGAGGAACACTCGGAGGGCTTGTTGCACTCATCATCTGA